Proteins from one Camelina sativa cultivar DH55 chromosome 8, Cs, whole genome shotgun sequence genomic window:
- the LOC104706155 gene encoding G-type lectin S-receptor-like serine/threonine-protein kinase At1g67520: MTLSPVFVPLILIFIPTFLGSVFAISPLKPDTLEPGQQLRDWEQLISAGGIFTLGFFTPKESTTFELGSAGLRYLGIWPQMSPFNPVWVGNPTESISDSSGSLSIDVNGVLKITQANAFPILVNQRLAGQLSLVGNVSATLLDSGNFVVREIGPRGVSGRVLWQSFDHPTNTLLPGMKIGFNLRTKKEVSVTSWISDQVPLPGAFRLGLDPSGANQLLVWRHGEIYWSSGILTNNGSSHLTLELSRSYIDYEFKFDSDKYMKYFSYSIKKANSSVLSSWFLDTLGQITVTNVLSSNKSTTYISESSEPCKTDLKNSSAVCITEKPTACRKGSEYFEPRRGYMMENKKGYFNSYYVDSLSSGLSDCHQNCWRNCSCIAFQAFSSNGCQYWGKGSKFVPYDSFTSNLITYVLDSVK; the protein is encoded by the coding sequence ATGACACTTTCACCCGTTTTTGTTCCCCTCATTCTCATTTTCATTCCGACTTTTCTCGGGTCGGTGTTTGCCATTTCACCACTCAAACCCGATACGTTGGAACCGGGGCAGCAGCTCAGAGACTGGGAGCAGTTGATCTCCGCGGGTGGTATCTTCACTCTCGGGTTCTTTACACCTAAAGAATCAACTACTTTCGAACTCGGGTCAGCTGGTCTTAGATATCTTGGTATCTGGCCTCAAATGAGTCCATTCAATCCTGTTTGGGTGGGTAACCCAACCGAATCAATTTCTGATTCATCTGGTTCTCTATCTATTGATGTCAATGGAGTTCTAAAGATCACACAGGCAAATGCTTTTCCAATCTTGGTGAACCAAAGACTAGCCGGGCAGCTTTCATTGGTCGGGAATGTCTCTGCCACTTTACTCGATTCCGGGAACTTTGTGGTCCGAGAGATCGGGCCACGAGGAGTCTCGGGTCGTGTTCTATGGCAAAGCTTTGACCATCCCACCAACACATTACTTCCAGGGATGAAGATTGGCTTTAACCTAAGAACCAAGAAAGAAGTATCAGTTACTTCTTGGATAAGTGACCAAGTCCCACTCCCAGGAGCATTCAGACTAGGACTAGACCCATCAGGAGCTAACCAGTTACTCGTCTGGCGCCATGGTGAAATCTACTGGTCCAGTGGAATCTTGACGAACAATGGTAGCTCTCATTTGACCTTAGAGCTATCCAGAAGCTACATTGATTATGAATTCAAGTTCGATTCAGATAAGTACATGAAGTACTTCAGTTACTCAATCAAGAAAGCTAATAGTTCAGTCTTGTCCAGCTGGTTCTTGGATACTCTAGGCCAAATCACTGTAACCAATGTGCTCAGCAGCAACAAAAGCACCACCTATATTTCCGAGAGCAGTGAACCCTGCAAGACGGATTTAAAAAACAGTTCAGCAGTCTGCATCACGGAGAAGCCAACGGCTTGTAGGAAAGGTTCGGAGTATTTCGAACCAAGAAGAGGTTACatgatggaaaacaaaaaaggttatttcaatagttattatgtTGATAGCTTGAGCTCCGGCCTTAGCGACTGCCATCAAAACTGCTGGAGAAACTGCTCTTGCATAGCTTTCCAAGCCTTTTCTAGTAATGGATGCCAATATTGGGGGAAAGGATCAAAGTTTGTCCCTTATGATAGCTTCACCTCCAATTTAATAACTTATGTTCTTGATTCTGTAAAGTGA
- the LOC104706156 gene encoding inositol phosphorylceramide glucuronosyltransferase 1 gives MVRLKASLRVLFLLTLVSIQLKGSFGSEEAYVTLLYGDEFLLGVRVLGKSIRDTGSDKDMVALVSDGVSDYSKKLLKADGWKVEKISLLANPNQVHPTRFWGVYTKLKIFNMTDYKKVVYLDADTIVVKNIEDLFKCSKFCANLKHSERLNSGVMVVEPSEALFNDMMRKVKTLSSYTGGDQGFLNSYYPDFPNARVFDPSVSPQVLKTRPVPAMERLSTLYNADVGLYMLANKWMVDDSKLHVIHYTLGPLKPWDWWTAWLVKPVDAWQSIRVNLEETLPGTGSGKNQHDELVVKFLFLLPLCALLFFIYRSIQGREGSLCWSSFINQIRYLYYKIRSNGTLGYSGVSTMNPSYQPHSGSTQSKVPQHLGAISVVVCFTAVLISLGISFAIVPRQIMPWTGLVLLYEWTFTIFSVLFGCFLLFVHQHGKKIAIQSESLTLDDSGKGHQRAGVSCDVTTLYYGLGMAFLAIAAVSLPYILGITALFTRLGLMVGVAIILAAFMTYASEHLAIRWFLKGLEDRRDTTRSNPLCFLC, from the exons ATGGTGAGACTCAAGGCGAGTCTCCGGGTTCTTTTTCTCCTCACGCTCGTTTCAATTCAGTTAAAGGGTTCGTTTGGATCTGAAGAAGCTTATGTGACACTTTTGTATGGAGATGAGTTCTTGTTGGGAGTTAGGGTATTGGGTAAATCGATTCGTGACACTGGATCCGATAAAGATATGGTCGCTTTGGTCTCTGATGGTGTCTCTGATTACTCTAAGAAGCTACTTAAG GCTGATGGATGGAAGGTAGAGAAGATTAGTTTACTGGCGAATCCAAACCAAGTTCATCCAACAAGGTTCTGGGGTGTTTATACAAAGCTTAAGATCTTTAACATGACTGATTACAAGAAAG TTGTGTATCTTGATGCTGATACTATTGTGGTAAAGAACATTGAGGATCTGTTTAAGTGTTCGAAGTTTTGTGCAAACTTGAAGCATTCTGAGAGGCTAAACTCTGGTGTCATGGTTGTTGAACCATCCGAAGCTCTTTTCAATGATATGATGCGAAAAGTGAAGACTTTGTCCTCTTATACTGGAGGAGACCAAGGGTTCTTGAATTCGTACTACCCAGATTTCCCAAATGCTCGTGTTTTCGATCCTAGTGTATCTCCTCAAGTCTTGAAAACCAGACCAGTTCCTGCTATGGAGAGGCTTTCGACATTATATAACGCTGATGTTGGTCTTTATATGCTTGCTAATAAG TGGATGGTTGATGACAGTAAACTTCACGTTATTCACTACACTCTAGGCCCTCTTAAGCCTTGGGACTGGTGGACAGCATGGCTCGTGAAACCTGTTGATGCTTGGCAA AGCATTAGGGTAAACCTTGAGGAAACTCTTCCTGGAACTGGAAGTGGCAAAAACCAACATGATGAACTCGTCGTCAAGTTCCTTTTCTTGTTACCTCTTTGTGCGCTTTTGTTCTTCATTTACCGATCCATTCAG GGTCGTGAGGGTTCATTGTGCTGGAGCTCGTTCATCAATCAGATTAGATatctttattacaaaattagatcTAATGGAACACTTGGTTATAGCGGTGTATCTACCATGAATCCCAGCTATCAA CCCCACAGTGGCAGCACACAGTCCAAGGTTCCTCAACACTTAGGCGCGATTTCAGTTGTAGTCTGTTTTACTGCTGTTCTGATATCTCTTGGAATTTCCTTTGCGATTGTGCCGAGGCAAATCATGCCATGGACTGGCTTGGTCTTGTTGTATGAATGGACTTTCACTATCTTCTCTGTATTGTTCGGTTGCTTCTTGCTTTTTGTGCATCAACATGGAAAGAAAATAGCAATACAGTCTGAATCATTGACCTTGGATGATTCTGGAAAAG GTCATCAGCGAGCAGGTGTGTCTTGTGACGTTACTACATTGTATTATGGATTAGGGATGGCTTTTCTGGCTATTGCTGCAGTTTCTTTACCTTACATTTTAGGAATCACCGCTTTATTTACGAG GTTGGGTCTCATGGTGGGTGTAGCCATAATTTTAGCTGCCTTCATGACTTATGCTTCAGAGCACCTAGCCATCAGATGGTTCTTGAAAGGTCTCGAAGACCGTCGCGACACGACTAGATCAAATCCCTTATGTTTCCTCTGCTGA
- the LOC104706160 gene encoding probable receptor-like protein kinase At5g18500 — protein sequence MGSGLNNTLSQKYSGLELWEIIVIVLSAVFVVVLAISLWLTFRRKTSRSSSNQIPVSRQLPTSVPEEIKEIRVDEVSSSNGGNGYPSISEKFGDKEPEKGIVVAESENGNSSRSGSFNHLEKKDGSSVSSANPLTAPSPLSGLPEFSHLGWGHWFTLRDLQMATNQFSRDNIIGDGGYGVVYRGNLVNGTPVAVKKLLNNLGQADKDFRVEVEAIGHVRHKNLVRLLGYCMEGTQRMLVYEYVNNGNLEQWLRGDNQNHEYLTWEARVKILIGTAKALAYLHEAIEPKVVHRDIKSSNILIDDKFNSKISDFGLAKLLGADKSFITTRVMGTFGYVAPEYANSGLLNEKSDVYSFGVVLLEAITGRYPVDYARPPPEVHLVEWLKMMVQQRRSEEVIDPNLETKPSTSALKRTLLTALRCVDPMSEKRPRMSQVARMLESEEYPIPREDRRRRRSQNGTTRDSDPPRNSTDTDKSEYHDLKPEAG from the exons ATGGGTTCAGGTTTAAACAACACATTATCTCAGAAATACAGTGGTTTGGAGCTATGGGAGATAATAGTGATTGTTCTGTCCGCTGTTTTCGTCGTAGTTTTAGCTATATCGCTATGGCTTACTTTCAGAAGAAAGACCTCTAGATCTTCTTCTAATCAAATCCCTGTTAGCCGTCAGCTTCCTACTAGTGTTCCTGAAGAAATTAAAGAGATTAGAGTTGATGAGGTTTCTTCAAGCAATGGTGGCAATGGATATCCCTCTATTAGTGAGAAATTTGGGGATAAAGAACCTGAAAAGGGTATAGTAGTAGCAGAGTCAGAAAATGGCAATAGTAGCCGGTCAGGCTCTTTTAATCACTTAGAGAAGAAAGATGGCTCGAGTGTATCTTCTGCTAATCCTTTGACAGCTCCATCTCCTTTGTCTGGTCTTCCTGAGTTTTCTCACCTAGGATGGGGACATTGGTTCACTCTTAGAGATCTTCAGATGGCTACAAATCAGTTCTCGAGGGATAATATCATTGGTGATGGTGGATATGGAGTTGTTTACCGTGGTAACCTTGTTAATGGTACTCCTGTTGCTGTTAAAAAGTTGCTCAACAATCT AGGGCAAGCTGACAAAGACTTCAGGGTAGAAGTTGAAGCTATAGGTCATGTTCGCCACAAAAACTTGGTCCGCCTTCTTGGATATTGCATGGAAGGAACACAGAG GATGCTGGTATATGAGTATGTTAACAATGGAAATTTGGAGCAATGGCTCCGTGGAGACAATCAAAATCATGAATATCTTACATGGGAGGCACGAGTGAAAATTCTTATTGGAACAGCCAAAGC GCTCGCGTACCTTCACGAGGCCATTGAACCAAAAGTGGTGCACAGGGACATAAAGTCTAGCAACATTTTGATTGATGacaaattcaattctaaaatttCTGACTTTGGACTTGCGAAACTGCTTGGCGCTGATAAAAGTTTTATAACTACCAGAGTtatgggtacctttgg CTATGTAGCTCCAGAGTATGCGAATTCCGGTCTTCTGAATGAGAAAAGTGATGTCTACAGCTTTGGGGTTGTACTCTTGGAAGCTATAACTGGTAGATATCCGGTGGACTATGCTCGCCCACCACCTGAG GTACATTTGGTGGAATGGCTGAAGATGATGGTCCAACAAAGACGATCAGAAGAAGTGATTGACCCAAACCTCGAAACAAAACCATCTACAAGTGCTTTAAAAAGAACACTCTTGACTGCTCTAAGATGTGTTGATCCAATGTCTGAGAAACGACCGAGGATGAGCCAAGTTGCCCGTATGCTTGAATCCGAAGAATACCCAATTCCTAGAGAG GATAGGAGAAGACGAAGGAGTCAGAACGGGACAACAAGAGATTCAGATCCTCCAAGGAACAGTACGGACACTGACAAGAGTGAGTACCATGACCTAAAGCCTGAAGCTGGATAG
- the LOC104706157 gene encoding uncharacterized protein LOC104706157: MFCDCFYWNKGISELESESYESKPSFSLPLPLPPWPQGSGFATGRINLGEIEVVKVTEFDRVWKCGTSRGKTRCASFYKPVGIPDGFHCLGHYCQPSNEPLKGFVLAARANYPDHNADDHLPPLKQPVNYSLVWSSDSDCYFWLPNPPAGYRAVGVIVTDGPEEPEVDEVRCVREDLTESCEASEKVLGVGSFNVWSTKPCERGIWSRGVAVGSFFCCTSSDRSSDNKAAAMNIACLKNLDPSLNGMPNLDQVHALIHHYGPMVYFHPEETYLPSSVPWFFKNGALLYRNGTSQGEKINPDGSNLPAGGENDGSYWIDLPEDDEVRSNLKKGNLESSELYVHVKPAVGGIFTDIVMWIFCPFNGPATLKIGLLTVPMNRVGEHVGDWEHFTFRISNFSGELTQMFFSQHSGGGWVDVSDLEFVKGSNKPVVYSSKHGHASFPHPGMYLQGPSKLGIGVRNDVAKSNYVVDSSQRYRIVAAEYLGEGAVSEPCWLQFMREWGPTIVYDSAAEINKIFDLLPLIVRYSFESLFPIELYGEEGPTGPKEKDNWVGDEMC, from the exons atGTTTTGCGACTGCTTCTACTGGAACAAAGGAATCTCCGAGTTGGAATCGGAATCTTACGAGTCAAAGCCTTCCTTCTCGCTACCCTTGCCTCTTCCTCCATGGCCTCAAG gcAGTGGTTTTGCTACCGGAAGGATAAATCTTGGAGAGATCGAAGTTGTGAAAGTCACCGAGTTCGATAGAGTCTGGAAATGTGGCACTTCCCGTGGTAAAACTAGATGCGCCTCTTTTTACAAACCTGTGGGGATACCTGATGGTTTCCATTGCCTTGGTCATTACTGTCAGCCAAGCAATGAGCCATTAAAAGGctttgttcttgcagctcgggCTAACTACCCCGATCATAACGCGGATGATCATCTCCCTCCTTTGAAACAACCCGTGAACTATTCTTTAGTTTGGAGTTCAGATTCAGATTGCTACTTCTGGTTGCCTAATCCTCCGGCTGGTTACAGAGCCGTGGGAGTTATAGTCACCGACGGACCAGAGGAGCCTGAAGTTGATGAAGTGAGATGTGTAAGAGAGGATCTTACAGAGAGTTGTGAAGCCAGTGAGAAGGTTCTTGGCGTAGGATCTTTTAACGTTTGGAGCACGAAACCTTGCGAGAGAGGGATTTGGTCTCGTGGAGTGGCGGTTGGGTCATTCTTTTGCTGCACTAGTAGTGATCGGTCTTCTGATAATAAAGCCGCCGCCATGAACATTGCTTGTTTGAAAAATCTTGATCCGAGCCTAAACGGGATGCCAAATCTTGACCAGGTCCATGCACTTATTCACCATTATGGACCGATGGTTTACTTCCATCCCGAGGAGACGTACTTGCCTTCTTCCGTGCCATGGTTCTTTAAAAACGGAGCTTTATTGTACCGTAATGGGACATCTCAAGGCGAAAAGATTAACCCTGATGGCTCGAATCTGCCAGCGGGTGGAGAAAACGATGGGAGCTACTGGATTGATCTCCCTGAAGACGACGAAGTTAGAAGTAATCTAAAGAAGGGAAATCTAGAAAGCTCAGAGCTTTACGTCCACGTGAAACCCGCGGTTGGTGGGATTTTCACGGACATTGTGATGTGGATCTTTTGTCCATTTAACGGACCAGCCACGCTCAAAATAGGGCTTCTCACCGTACCAATGAACCGAGTTGGAGAGCATGTTGGTGATTGGGAACATTTCACATTTCGGATAAGCAACTTCAGTGGAGAGCTTACACAAATGTTCTTCTCACAACATAGTGGTGGAGGATGGGTTGATGTATCTGATCTTGAGTTTGTGAAAGGAAGCAACAAACCAGTAGTGTACTCGTCCAAACACGGGCACGCGAGTTTCCCGCACCCGGGAATGTATCTCCAAGGACCGTCGAAGCTCGGGATTGGAGTGAGGAACGATGTTGCGAAAAGCAACTACGTGGTGGATTCTAGCCAGAGGTATAGAATCGTGGCGGCAGAGTATTTAGGGGAAGGAGCGGTTTCAGAGCCGTGCTGGCTTCAGTTTATGAGAGAATGGGGACCAACTATAGTGTATGATTCTGCAGCTGAGATCAATAAgatctttgatcttcttcctctgattgTGAGGTATTCTTTTGAGAGTCTTTTTCCTATTGAGCTTTACGGCGAGGAAGGTCCTACGGGACCAAAGGAGAAGGATAATTGGGTGGGAGATGAAATGTGTTGA
- the LOC104706154 gene encoding uncharacterized protein LOC104706154: MEGFVLPSKRSFLLFLVIVSLSLGQKVRYISAFNDTKPYRQVSSLRLERIQKHLNKINKPPVFTIQSPDGDVIDCVHKRKQPALDHPLLQHHKIQKAPKKMPKMMGSDDVNKEEAANVLEGAWQMWHVNGTRCPKGTVPIRRNTMNDVLRAKSLFDFGKKRRSIHLDQRTEKPDALGTNGHEHAIAYTETSSEIYGAKATINVWDPKIEEVNEFSLSQIWILSGSFVGPDLNSIEAGWQVSPELYGDNRPRLFTYWTSDSYQATGCYNLLCSGFIQTNNKIAIGAAISPLSTFKGNQFDITILIWKDPKMGNWWMGLGDNTLVGYWPAELFTHLADHATTVEWGGEVVNTRASGRHTTTQMGSGHFPDEGFGKASYFRNLEVVDSDNSLVPVHDVKILAENTECYDIKSSYSNEWGTYFYYGGPGFNPRCN, from the exons ATggagggttttgttcttccatccaagagaagttttcttctttttcttgttattgTCAGCCTCTCTTTGGGCCAGAAGGTCAGATATATCTCTGCCTTTAACGACACCAAACCATATAGACAAGTCAGTAGCTTGAGACTAGAGAGGATCCAAAAGCACTTGAACAAGATCAACAAGCCTCCTGTCTTCACCATCCag aGTCCGGACGGTGATGTAATAGATTGTgtacacaaaagaaaacagcCGGCTTTGGATCATCCACTCTTACAGCATCACAAGATTCAG AAAGCACCGAAGAAAATGCCGAAGATGATGGGAAGCGATGATGTTAATAAAGAAGAAGCAGCGAATGTATTGGAAGGTGCATGGCAAATGTGGCACGTGAATGGCACGAGGTGTCCCAAGGGGACCGTTCCCATACGACGCAACACGATGAATGATGTGCTGAGAGCCAAGTCTCTGTTTGACTTTGGCAAAAAGCGACGGAGTATTCACCTTGATCAACGGACAGAGAAACCTGATGCTCTTGGCACAAATGGACATGAG CATGCGATCGCGTATACGGAAACATCGTCGGAGATATATGGAGCAAAGGCGACGATAAACGTTTGGGatccaaaaatagaagaagTGAATGAGTTTAGTCTCTCTCAGATTTGGATTCTCTCTGGTTCTTTCGTCGGTCCTGATCTCAATAGTATAGAAGCTGGCTGGCAG GTCAGTCCGGAGCTGTATGGTGACAACAGACCAAGATTGTTCACTTATTGGACG AGTGATTCATACCAAGCAACAGGATGTTACAATCTTTTATGTTCTGGATTTATCCAAACAAATAACAAGATTGCAATTGGAGCAGCCATTTCTCCTCTCTCTACTTTCAAAGGAAACCAGTTTGACATCACAATACTCATTTGGAAG GATCCAAAAATGGGGAATTGGTGGATGGGTTTAGGGGACAACACACTTGTTGGGTATTGGCCAGCCGAGCTTTTCACGCACTTGGCTGACCATGCAACCACCGTGGAATGGGGCGGTGAAGTTGTAAACACGCGTGCTTCAGGCCGGCACACGACGACTCAAATGGGTTCGGGTCATTTCCCGGACGAAGGGTTCGGGAAAGCAAGTTACTTTCGGAATTTGGAGGTTGTGGATTCGGACAACAGTCTAGTACCGGTGCATGACGTCAAGATATTAGCCGAGAACACCGAATGTTACGACATTAAGAGTTCGTATAGTAATGAGTGGGGAACTTATTTTTACTATGGTGGGCCGGGGTTTAATCCTAGGTGTAATTGA
- the LOC104709215 gene encoding pentatricopeptide repeat-containing protein At5g18475-like, which translates to MRFTTSIINEHRRFYSSSRSWISPVCFSEKMKKKPDSPPESAISPLETNHKTKFICHKAAVSLMRLEREPQRVLDIFNRASQQTGFNHNNATYNVLLDNLRSQCLFLAVDAILHQMKYETCRFQESLFLNLMRHFSSFGLHDKVMDMFNLIQVIARVKPSLRAISTCLNLLIDSGEVGLARKLLLYAKHNLGLLPNTCIFNILVKHHCKNGDIDSAFRVVEEMKRSGISYPDSITYSTLMNCLFAHSRSKEAMELFEDMISKEGFSPDPVTFNVIINGFCRSGEVERAKMILDFMKKNGCNPNVYNYSTLMNGYSREGKVQEAKRIFKEVKQNGLKLDTVGYTTLMNCLCRNGQIDEALKLLGEMKALRCRADALTYNVILKGLSSEGRSEEALQMLDQWGCEGVHLNSGSYRIILNALCYNGELEKAVKFLSVMSKRGIWPHHATWNELVVRLCESGNTEIGVRVLLGFVGIGLKPELRSWETVVESICKERKLVHVFELLDSLVS; encoded by the exons ATGCGCTTCACAACTTCGATAATCAATGAACATCGCCGGTTCTATTCGTCTTCACGATCATGGATATCTCCCGTTTGCTTctcggagaagatgaagaagaaaccagACTCACCACCAGAATCAGCAATCTCGCCATTGGAAACAAACCACAAAACCAAGTTTATCTGTCACAAAGCTGCTGTCAGTTTGATGAGACTAGAGAGAGAACCTCAGCGTGTGCTTGATATCTTCAACAGAGCCTCTCAGCAGACAGGTTTTAACCATAACAATGCTACATACAATGTTCTTTTGGATAATCTC AGAAGCCAATGTTTGTTTCTAGCTGTTGATGCGATTCTTCACCAGATGAAGTACGAGACTTGCAGGTTCCAGGAAAGTTTGTTTCTTAACCTGATGAGACATTTCTCCAGTTTTGGTTTGCATGATAAAGTGATGGACATGTTTAACTTGATTCAAGTGATTGCTCGTGTGAAGCCTTCACTCAGGGCCATTAGTACTTGTCTCAATCTCCTTATCGATTCAGGGGAGGTTGGTTTGGCCAGGAAACTTCTCTTGTATGCCAAACACAATCTTGGACTGCTGCCAAATACTTGCATTTTCAATATTCTAGTGAAGCACCACTGCAAGAATGGGGATATCGATTCTGCATTTCGAGTTGTGGAGGAGATGAAAAGATCTGGAATTTCGTATCCCGATTCGATCACTTACTCAACCCTTATGAACTGTCTGTTTGCACACTCGAGGTCCAAAGAAGCAATGGAACTGTTCGAGGATATGATCTCGAAAGAAGGGTTTTCGCCAGACCCTGTGACtttcaatgttattattaaCGGATTCTGTCGTTCAGGGGAAGTTGAGAGAGCCAAGATGATTTTAGACTTCATGAAGAAGAATGGATGCAACCCAAATGTATACAACTACTCAACTCTAATGAATGGGTACTCTAGAGAGGGAAAGGTTCAGGAAGCTAAACGAATCTTTAAAGAGGTGAAGCAAAATGGGTTGAAACTCGACACAGTTGGTTATACCACACTGATGAACTGCCTCTGTAGAAATGGTCAAATCGATGAGGCTCTGAAGTTACTTGGAGAAATGAAAGCATTGAGATGCAGAGCTGATGCATTAACTTATAATGTAATACTCAAGGGCTTGTCCAGCGAAGGGCGATCAGAAGAAGCTCTTCAGATGCTGGATCAATGGGGATGTGAAGGAGTTCATCTGAACAGTGGTAGTTATAGGATCATACTGAATGCGTTGTGTTATAATGGCGAACTCGAGAAAGCGGTGAAGTTTCTGAGTGTGATGTCGAAGAGAGGGATTTGGCCTCATCATGCGACTTGGAATGAGTTGGTTGTTCGGCTTTGCGAGTCTGGGAATACAGAAATTGGTGTTCGAGTTCTGCTTGGATTTGTGGGAATAGGTCTCAAACCAGAGCTTAGATCTTGGGAAACTGTGGTTGAATCAATTTGCAAAGAGAGGAAGTTGGTGCATGTCTTTGAACTGCTTGATTCATTAGTCTCTTGA